taatttaaaataaattgaaaagataTAGACTATTTTAAAACTGAAATCAAATGTTAagtattaaaatgaattttaccctCCTTAATTATGACCGTTAGCCAAAGTTGGATTATTACAATGAGGTAGAAGTATGTCCTATTTTACCATTTTGAGTTTAACCCCATAATTTTTGGCAATTAATTCCAACGCTCCTAGTGGGCTGAAACCGTGAAATTGGATGAAACCGGcaatgtaatgtatcattccATAATGAGAATGTGAAGACGGACACGTTCTCAATCATTATTGTCAGCCCGGCTGCcagttttcaaaatttataaaaacaataatataattatcctgcAACGTTGTATCGGTTGCAATTTATCATAATGAAGAATTGTGTATACGCGTAGGAGGGAAAAATATAAGGGGTGGGGTCGTTGttagggagagagagagaggaggagagagagagtcatAAGTTTCGGAGAGTGCTGGAGAATCGGTACATTGTTTGAAATCTTGGATGAGTTGCCAGACTTGGGTCTGCCCATTACCAGCATAGGTCTGAAGGTAAAATCCGATACTCTTTCCATTCTAACAGCAAGGAAATAGAAtttgttttcaagaaaatccgTTAGCACGCCATTCTTGTATGTATAGTGGTTATCTGTATACGAACAAGATTCTTGAAACTATAGAGGTTCTATCTGTATACGATCAAGATTTTTGAAgcatttaaagaaattgaatttcttgaaCAATTTAATGATGCCCATTTATTGGGTATTGACATCGATGTATGATCAAGATTCTTGAATGTCTAAAGATATTGACTTTCTTGAAAGATTTCTGAGATGcccattttcttgaatttctgaATTTGACTGTTTCTTGAAGGAggtttatgaataatttgatttgatgtaaggcgtgttcaaaattttggattaTTGTAGGCTGGTACTGGCATTACAGAAGTGCTTTGATCTTACCAGCCTTCCTTTCCCTTCCTCTCCCAACCGTTTTCAAGAATCTCCTGTTTTTCCAAGATAAAGAAGGGAAAGAAAGCATTTGAATTTCGCAGGTGACTTTGCAGAAAAGGATAGAATTCTGTGGATTGGTAATACAAATATGAGTTCTATTTCTGGGGTTATTTCAAGACAAGTCTTGCCAGCATGTGGCagtctttgtttcttttgtccCGCATTGCGCTCCAGGTCTAGGCAGCCTGTGAAGAGGTACAAGAAGTTGATATCAGATATTTTCCCCCGGTCCCAGGTTAGTTTCATAAATcatttgctatatttttttaacactaTAAATTGGGAAAAACAGTTGTATAACTGATTGACTGATTCTAATGCTTGCCAGTGATGTAATCAAACTAGAACTGCTATGACAAAGTTATTCGGGGAAAACACAATCAGTATTTGGTGCACTCTTTTCACATTGCATTTGTGTGCAAGACGATGATCAATCTCttggattttttatgataCTGCTGAATATTAGGACTCGTGCATTCGACATATGTGTTAGATGGATGAGGAGTCAACCATATGGTGTAATCAAGAACGATTTATCTGTACAACTTAAGTAATATCATTTTGTGGGCGTGCTGATGATTCATGCATCACTTTTTCAGACTTGCTGAACTCAAGAACCTCTCGTGCCCTTTTGCTTTACAGGAAGAAGAACCGAATGACAGGAAGATTGGAAAACTATGTGAATACGCCGCAAAAAATCCTATGCGGATTCCAAAggtattattatattacacTAGTTGCACTAAATTCAGCAATACACTGAAGTTATATTAGCAATCCTTATGTGTTACGTAGCTGGATATGTTTTTATTCCTCATTCTGCTTCTTTTTCCATCAGAATAATGAATGGTGTGACTAAAGCAGATTTACCAGCTTCAAAGTAGTCTGGATGATCATAATAGTACATTTCCAACTTTATACTACTCTAAAGACGTCATAATTGACTCCTACTATGCTACCATAACGAAAATATTAGCTGAAATCACAAACCATTTCATATGTGTATGctcattttgttattttcttaacAAAAGCTTCATAATATTTgcaagaattttcatttttacctGCTAGCCCAGTAATGTTTAACAAACAGATGGAAGTTGATAAATTTAGAGGACtgaaataatttctttcttggaGGTCTTAAAGATGTTAACTTACATGGATGCATTAGGATTCAAAATCATTAGTTCAATATCAAAAGTTCCGACAACAACTTGGATGAACTCTTGTTTGTTACCAATCAGAAACTATCCAGAGTAACATAATTTGAAGTGCGTTTTGCTATTCACGTATGTATATTCTACCCCCTTTATGGTTATGTACCCTAAGATTGATTCTGGGTCTGAGAAATGAGAGCAGAATTAAGTTTCTCAGTGCCTTTTCATCTCTTTGTTTGCTATAGCATTTGTATTTGGTCATTCCCCTTTTCGCCATATCATATTTATGTTACATGTTTGGCACTTGATGTTCCTTGAAAGCCATATAGTTTAAATATGTGACAAATGTATGTTTCAAGGATGTTCGTATATAGTCGTTctgtttcttttatgtttctgttgcttttctttgttgttgGAATGTTTGCTTCTAAATCTAACTACTACATGTCGACTGTAGTTTTGTTTCTGGTTTGGTATAAAAGCTTACTCATGTATACTTTGGTTTGCTAATTTCAGATTGCGACCTCTCTTGAGCAAAGATGCTATAAGGAATTAAGGAATGAAAACTTTCGATCAGTGAAAATTGTAATGTGTATTTACAGGAAAATGTTATCATCTTGCAAGGAGCAAATGTATGTCTGCTGCTGCTTTTATATGCTCTAAGTTCGTGTTAGTGTAccattactatatttttatctgttaagaattttttgtttcttgttagTTTCTGCACCATGTTAGTCATTTTTGGACAGAACAGGAATTGGAATTTGTAGCATGAAACATTATCATGATCTTGTTGCTTGGTTGAGTTAGTTGGTTATTGTTCAttccttttctctcttttgGGTGGGGACGAGTTACAGCATGCAAACTCATTCATGTCCTCCATGATAGAGCTGGATTCTGCAACTTTAAGttaggaatttatttaatacttaGTCATGAGTTTTCAGCTTCTTAAATAAGTCTGCCGGAATTAGTTTTGGTATCACTAAACTTCAGGGAAATATTGTGAataagaatcaagaaaaattatatgccaTCATGCAAAGTTACTTGATTAATGGAACAAGAGATTTTATGTTTAGGAAAATTGCTAAGACGATACACAATATGTCCAGGGTGCATAGAACTGAAGACGGCTGATTCCCAGACTGCCAAAATTCTCATCTCTGTATTGACATATGTTTACAGCACTtcatattcattaatttctcAATGCCATCATTAGAAATGAATGACTAAGTGGATGCTGTGAAATTTTTGTCACATAATTTCCTTCTGGTTTTTATACAAAGAAAGGCCGCTACTAATCACACAGTCTTGtttctatatatgcatgataCCTGAAAAAACACTCATATTGGTCTCTCTCCCTAGCGACCTTGTCTGAATTGAACCatatctttgaaattttagggGACTGTATcgtttgttcttgtttttcccttttatgtgAATTCCTGATGTGATCCACTAAGTATAACGCAGATGTTATGGATAACATTTCTTGTTATGTTCATGCTTTTAGGGAATTTTTATCAACAAAACTTAATGTGCTATTTTCATGTCAGGCCATTGTTTGCAAATAGTGTAATGACCATCATACAGACGTTGCTAGATCAAGCAAACCAAGATGAAATGTTAATTATTGGATGTGAATCactttttgattttgtaaataatcAGGTTGGTATCTTGCTGTCCATTCTTTATTGTTGATAGCCATAATTAGCTCCATTAGCTACTAGTTTTTAGGTTCATCCAACTTCAACATTAGACTAATCCAACTCTTCTATGCTCTCCAGAATGACGCAACTTACATGTTTAACCTAGAAGGATTTATTACAAAACTATGCCAACTGGCGCAAGAAGTGGGAGAAGATGAGAGAGCAGAACACTTAAGGGCAGCTGGGCTGCAAGCTCTATCTGCTATGGtcttttgcttaatttttcaattgctTTTCTGGATTGTGCTTCAATTTGGGGAAGCATGTATATCTGTTATATCCCGTCACTTCGAATTTAACCTTTGAAAGGCAAAGTTTTGGCtatagatttaaaatttgtgaaaGGAATAGTGTAGCAATAACCAGCTACGTAGAGGGATGTAAATCTCACTCACATTTGAGAGAATTTGAAATCAGTTATAGATGTCTAGATATAAAAAAGTTCCttggaatttgaaatccatcatGAGGCACAACcagaaatatattattagttttttattcttttgattCTAAATCCTTCAGTTCAAACACAATATACCTTTCAGCCTAGTTCACTGGTCTTTAGCATGTAACAATAACAACCTCGAGCATTATCTCAGAGTGAGGTGctctcttcctttttctgtctttcttttcttttgtctgTCTCTACATATTCTGATGTATTTCCTTTTCCCCCAATTCTGGTTGGATGTTGGATTTTGTTTCCGGAAGTTGCTTAAGACTCTGTCTTAGGACATAATTGCATCCGGAGAATGGTTTCATTCAGTATTGTGGTAAAGTCCTAATGTTGTTAACAGTCCATCTTTGAACATAATACCATCAACACATTGCTTTCTTTTCAGTATTGCGTTAAAGGCCTAACTCTAACTATCATATTTCGTTGTTAAATTCCATCAGTTCAAGATTTCTTATCCAACGCTAGTATTGCTCTTATATTTTCAAGTGGACATGTGTTGTCTTTTGGTTTATTCATTTATGTGTTCTTTGGTTGTACAGGTTTGGTTCATGGGGGAAAATTCCCATATCTCAGTTGAATTTGATAATGTAAGCATATTTATCTGAGCTAGagatttctctcttttttccacATGACCTTAAACTGGCCTTCATTTTTATCCCCTTTGTTATGCTTTATATTCTACATCTCCATAGTGCATTTTTTGCAACCTATATTTCTAATTCTGTTATCAAGTTCTTGATTTGGGTTTTGGAACTAAGATTTCATAGCATCTTCTAGTTTCTATTAAATTCCTCTTCGTAGATGGCATAAGGTTTGAGTCAAATGATGAAATATGTATGTTTTGGCTCTCTAGCGGCAACTTCATGCCCTAATATAGGTTACTTTGGTTTCTGCTACATTAAATATTCCCAGCATACACCCAAAAAGTGATATTCTCTCAacagaaatataataaaattgaatctGTAAAATACAAGAATTATTCCTGCTCGCATGAATAATGGAATAGAGCCAAGAGTATCTTGTGAAAAATCTTATacaaataaagtataaatttagtGCTCCCAGAGAAATGATATTGTTAAAGTTCAACATGACCATATCTCCTAATCAATTGactatttatgtatatgttcaAACTAGCgttacaattgaaaaaaatgaatgtgaAGATTACATGATAATTTCCTTCACttgttgtatatttttttgttacccATCGTTTGGCCCTTAATGACAAAGTGTTTTTCTGTATGAAATTCTTGTCATTATCTGTTAGTACATATTTCTTCAGTTCACATAACAAATTCACGCACATATATTTCTGAGTATTGCTTAGCTGTGTATTTATTGCATCTCTATTATTGCCCAGGGACTTTTAGTGATAGGTTTACCAGGTAATAGACTAGTCTTGCTGATATAAATATCTTGTTACTTACTGTTGTGCTCTTCCAATTCTTAGATTGTTTCAGTTGTCTTGGAAAACTATGGAGGTCAAAGGAATAAAACGGAGGGGCCTGTCTCTCCTTCAGCAGATCTTGCAATAAAGGTTCCTTCTTGGAGAATGATTGTAAATGATAAAGGACAACTCAATGTGGCAGCGTAATTTCTTGGCTCAAATTCTCACTTTCTTTAGCATCTTATGACTACATGTATAACACGAATCTTTGTTTACTTACAGTGAAGACTCGAAGAACCCATGCTTTTGGTCAAGGGTTTGCCTGCATAACATGGCTAAGCTAGGCAAAGAGGCTACAACCATGCGTCGTGTTTTGGAATCTTTGTTTCGTTACTTTGATAATGGAAATCTATGGCCCGCTAAAGATGGGATTGCTTTTCCTGTTCTGAAAGACATGCAACTTTTGATGGATGATTCTGGTAAGGTTCAATTCTTCGTTCCTTTAAATTAATGTCCGGTTCATGGCGCACGTTTTAGGATGGTTTCAATGATCTAACTGAAGATGCCACTTTCTACTCTTGATTGTGCAGGGCAGAATACACACTTTTTGCTGTCAATATTAGTCAAGCATCTTGATCATAAAAATGTCCTTAAGCAACCTGACATGCAACTTGACATTGTTCAGGTTGTCACGGCCCTTGCTCGACTCGCAAAGATCCATCCTTCGGTAGCTATAGTCAGTGCCGTAAGTGATGTCATGAGGCATTTGCGTAAGGGCATACATTGTTCACTTGATGACTCAAATCTTGGAGAGGACTTAATTAAATGGAATAGAAAATATCATGAAGCAGTGGATGAATGTCTCGTTGAGTTGTCATCAAAGGTGGTCTATCTCTTATTCTAGTTAACATCTTGCCACTGGCATTTTGACTATTGGGTTTTTCAATTTCCAGTCACTAGCACTTTGTTACTTTTGCGGAATTTTGTAGTAGCAATTGATTTCAGAGTCGTAATACTTCTATGTTCCTTTGTTAACAGGTTGGAGATGCAGGAATGATTCTTGATGTAATGGCTACCATGTTAGAGAACATCCCAAGCATTACTGTTATTGCTAGAACTACTATTTCTACTGTTTATCGCACTGCTCAGATTATAGCTTCTTTGCCGAAATTATCATACCAAAACAAGGCAAGGCCTTCTATAAGATGAATATGTCTgcttctctcttctttctttctctaagGAAGCTGTTATTGATGAATGCTACTTTTTCTATGCATAGGCTTTTCCAGAGGCTTTGTTTCATCAGTTACTTCCGGCTATGCTCCATCCGGATCTTGAAACACGAATTGGAGCTCATCAGATCTTCTCTGTAGTCCTTGTGCCATCTTCCGTGTCCCCTCACGTAGCTTCAACTGTATCTGACTCAAACAAGAACGCTGGTGTTCCACGAACACTGTCAAGAAGTGTTTCTGTGTTTTCTTCCTCAGCTGCCCTGTTTGACAAGCTAAGAAACCAAAGGAATAATTCTAAGGGAAATCTCTATGAACTGAACAAAGAAAAGGCTCCCTCTGACACTGAACAGAGACAAAATGCCAGTGGTGTAGACCAAATGAAGCCAAGTCATACTCGAGCATATAGCTTCAGAAGTTTACCGGAACCCGAATCTGATCCAGTGACCAAGTCGAGTAAAGAAGTGGGTGGTTTCTTTAGTGTCTCCTCTTGTCCCCATGCATTTTAGATTTCTGCTGTATCTTCTTGATGTGATTCATTAATGATGTAGAATATAGGATAATTATACATGATTATATTTCCTTTCAATTTCAGGAAATTGTTCCACTTAGACTGAGCAGCCACCAAATATGCCTCCTTCTTTCATCTATTTGGGCACAATCCATGTCTCCTGCCAACATGCCTGAAAATTATGTAGCTATAGCTCACACTTACAGCTTGGTGTTGCTGTTCTCGCGAGCCAAGGTAATTTCATGTGTAGTAATTTCCTTATAATCCCACTACGAGCATTGGGTTTTCCCATGAGATATAATATGTAAACTGTCTTAACATCACGATTTGTCATTTACATTGATAATTTTGCATGAAACATTGGTTGTATTTATATGGCCATAATAGATTTCTTGTTTGGGCGTATAACTAGTTATGATTTGCTCAATGTTCAACGAATACTATGTCAGTAATATTACATGATTGTGCTGCCCACATCCTTCTTTCATCTTGACgggaaaaatgataaaatgaaagaatataAAGAGGCCTTTACATAAAAGGACTCGTCCTCCTATCCATCAGGAATTTTTGTAAAGATCAACACTCAACCTTCTCTAGAATGGCTCAACGAGATATATATGAGTTTGTTATTTCTTTACTCATCTCAGCTTTTGATGCTTCTGTCCAATTTGCTATTATGGTAATTTTCTGAGTTGGAAGTCTCaaacttctttcttctttcttcttttggcgCAGAACTCCTATCGTGATGCCCTTATTCGATGTTTCCAGCTCGCATTTTCTTTAAGGAATGTCTCTCTTTCTGCAGGAGGTAACCTGCTAAATTCTGTATGTAAGATACTGTGATATTAGCTTTGCTTCCAAATCTTGATTTTCCATATCTATTGTTATTGTAAAAGATGTGTAATCCCTTTTACTCTCTGCTGATTATAGCAAGTATTTACATCGGAAAagccaaaatataaataaatatgactaTAAATGAGAAATAGAGATGTAGTCTAAGCACACTACTCTTCATTTGAGCACGCATAACAAAGACATAGACAGGCATCTTTGTGTGACTCGTTACTCTATGTTTGATTCTACACGTAaatgttgatattaaaaagcACTTTTCAGGTaacatttattacattattttcagGGACGCTGCCACCATCACGTTGCAGATCCCTATTCGTAATGTCAACTTCTATGATTATTCTTTCATCGAGGGCTTACAACATTCTTCCTCTCATCCCACATGTGAAAGCAACGCTCACCAATAAAGTGGTAGTTCCgtagtttcttttcctttctcctaaataaatttgcttATGCCCCTTCTTTAAACCTacctttgtttttctaatgCAAAACATGATAGACTATGTTCAAACCAAGCACATTTCACACTGTGAAAGTTAATATTTAGATCCTTAATCTGAGGTAGCTCCGGATATATAGATTTTAATCTCTAAATGTAGCTGCAAATATTGGCCGTCTCGCCTAGTTATCCGATTCTTGAGTATATGTTTCTTGTATGTCTCAGGTTGATCCATTTCTGAGTTTAGTAGAAGATTCAAAGTTTCAGATAAATGAAACGGGATCCGTACATCAAACAATCTCTTATGGATCCAAAGACGATGACAGTTCGGCTTTGAGATGTCTTTCAGAATTAAAACTCAATGAGGACCAGACAATGGAAGCCCTCGTTTctgttattattaaaaatatggaaaacTTATCAGAtgtaagttttaaaaatttcattttttatgtgtcaAAGGGTGTTCTTTATTGATACCGCTTCTAATAGTTACCCAATTTGGTACAGTCCGAAAAGTCCACCACAAGGGAGCAGTTGCTCAAGGAATTTGTGCCAGATGACTTGTGTTCTATTAAAAGCCCACTGTTTGCTGATAGGCTGGAAGACGGACATAAAACAGACTCTCACGACAATAAATCTCTAGacaaggtaaattactttagCGGATTCGTGCAACGTTCTGTTTGTTCAGATCTTATCTTGTGTTTTTACAATGGTGCAGAATACCTCGATATTCGGGATAGATGACGACCATCTTTCAGATTCAGTTGAAGGTAGCAAACACAATTCACAATCAAGCATTGGAAATCCCAGTCTCTTGAGCGTTGATCAACTTCTACAGTCGGTAAGTTATTCTTATAGATCTGAACAACTTACATATGCTGATCCTGTGTTCAATGCTATTATAGTTTATAAGGCTTTTCATAGACATGATTGTTGTCCACTGATCTTACATGTGAAATTTCGTTCAGGTGTTAACTTTGCATATTTGTGGGCAGGTTTTGGAGACAGCACATCATGTAGGCAGAATGTCCGTGAGCCATGCCCCTGATGCGTCTTACAAGGAAACAGCAGATCATTGTGAGGCGCTCTTGATGggaaagcaaaagaaaatgtcGTACTTGATAAGCAACAATCAAAGACAAGGGAATTCCTTGGTGACATCACCACAAAATCCCGGTGAAGAGGACAAGCAGATGGTGTTGCATGAGGGCAGTTTCCATAAGGTAATTAAAGTCGGGGTTCTTCTTTTCCTGCCTAAATACAAGGGATGTTAGTGTAGTTATTCTTATATCACGTGTTTAATATATTGTACCATATGCTGAAAGTTGTGTACATATCATCTTCATCGTAACACAGTTAGTTTTCTTCATCACTTCACCACACACTTACCCTGTGTGTCTCacaaccttttcttttctgtcaTCATTTATTACGAAAACAGCAGGCCGGAAATGTGTTCTTGGACCTGAACGTACCTGAACTTCCCATGAGACCATTCAACGGTCCATCAGCACTTTGCGCTATTGAACTCCAGCATCACACCAACTCCTCCTTCAGGTTACCGGCATCAAGTCCATACGACAACTTCTTGAAAGCTGCTGGTTGCTGACACAAAAAACGGGCACCATATCTGGCCATAATACTGCAGCACTCACAGACGCAGGCAGATGAGCATGCTCAAATTCGTCTACGGCACTAGCAGTATAAGCTGCATCCGTCTCTACCGCGTTCTTCAATCAAAttcattcattctttttttttttaattcctttGTTGTGCGAATGTCAAATAGTGATGGCACCAGGGGGGATGGATGTTGAAGCTTTTCCTCCAGTAGGggtgaaatttttgtttatca
This region of Sesamum indicum cultivar Zhongzhi No. 13 linkage group LG4, S_indicum_v1.0, whole genome shotgun sequence genomic DNA includes:
- the LOC105159750 gene encoding uncharacterized protein LOC105159750 isoform X2 is translated as MSSISGVISRQVLPACGSLCFFCPALRSRSRQPVKRYKKLISDIFPRSQEEEPNDRKIGKLCEYAAKNPMRIPKIATSLEQRCYKELRNENFRSVKIVMCIYRKMLSSCKEQMPLFANSVMTIIQTLLDQANQDEMLIIGCESLFDFVNNQNDATYMFNLEGFITKLCQLAQEVGEDERAEHLRAAGLQALSAMVWFMGENSHISVEFDNIVSVVLENYGGQRNKTEGPVSPSADLAIKVPSWRMIVNDKGQLNVAAEDSKNPCFWSRVCLHNMAKLGKEATTMRRVLESLFRYFDNGNLWPAKDGIAFPVLKDMQLLMDDSGQNTHFLLSILVKHLDHKNVLKQPDMQLDIVQVVTALARLAKIHPSVAIVSAVSDVMRHLRKGIHCSLDDSNLGEDLIKWNRKYHEAVDECLVELSSKVGDAGMILDVMATMLENIPSITVIARTTISTVYRTAQIIASLPKLSYQNKAFPEALFHQLLPAMLHPDLETRIGAHQIFSVVLVPSSVSPHVASTVSDSNKNAGVPRTLSRSVSVFSSSAALFDKLRNQRNNSKGNLYELNKEKAPSDTEQRQNASGVDQMKPSHTRAYSFRSLPEPESDPVTKSSKEEIVPLRLSSHQICLLLSSIWAQSMSPANMPENYVAIAHTYSLVLLFSRAKNSYRDALIRCFQLAFSLRNVSLSAGGTLPPSRCRSLFVMSTSMIILSSRAYNILPLIPHVKATLTNKVVDPFLSLVEDSKFQINETGSVHQTISYGSKDDDSSALRCLSELKLNEDQTMEALVSVIIKNMENLSDSEKSTTREQLLKEFVPDDLCSIKSPLFADRLEDGHKTDSHDNKSLDKNTSIFGIDDDHLSDSVEGSKHNSQSSIGNPSLLSVDQLLQSVLETAHHVGRMSVSHAPDASYKETADHCEALLMGKQKKMSYLISNNQRQGNSLVTSPQNPGEEDKQMVLHEGSFHKAGNVFLDLNVPELPMRPFNGPSALCAIELQHHTNSSFRLPASSPYDNFLKAAGC
- the LOC105159750 gene encoding uncharacterized protein LOC105159750 isoform X1 yields the protein MSSISGVISRQVLPACGSLCFFCPALRSRSRQPVKRYKKLISDIFPRSQEEEPNDRKIGKLCEYAAKNPMRIPKIATSLEQRCYKELRNENFRSVKIVMCIYRKMLSSCKEQMPLFANSVMTIIQTLLDQANQDEMLIIGCESLFDFVNNQNDATYMFNLEGFITKLCQLAQEVGEDERAEHLRAAGLQALSAMVWFMGENSHISVEFDNIVSVVLENYGGQRNKTEGPVSPSADLAIKVPSWRMIVNDKGQLNVAAEDSKNPCFWSRVCLHNMAKLGKEATTMRRVLESLFRYFDNGNLWPAKDGIAFPVLKDMQLLMDDSGQNTHFLLSILVKHLDHKNVLKQPDMQLDIVQVVTALARLAKIHPSVAIVSAVSDVMRHLRKGIHCSLDDSNLGEDLIKWNRKYHEAVDECLVELSSKVGDAGMILDVMATMLENIPSITVIARTTISTVYRTAQIIASLPKLSYQNKAFPEALFHQLLPAMLHPDLETRIGAHQIFSVVLVPSSVSPHVASTVSDSNKNAGVPRTLSRSVSVFSSSAALFDKLRNQRNNSKGNLYELNKEKAPSDTEQRQNASGVDQMKPSHTRAYSFRSLPEPESDPVTKSSKEEIVPLRLSSHQICLLLSSIWAQSMSPANMPENYVAIAHTYSLVLLFSRAKNSYRDALIRCFQLAFSLRNVSLSAGGTLPPSRCRSLFVMSTSMIILSSRAYNILPLIPHVKATLTNKVVDPFLSLVEDSKFQINETGSVHQTISYGSKDDDSSALRCLSELKLNEDQTMEALVSVIIKNMENLSDSEKSTTREQLLKEFVPDDLCSIKSPLFADRLEDGHKTDSHDNKSLDKNTSIFGIDDDHLSDSVEGSKHNSQSSIGNPSLLSVDQLLQSVLETAHHVGRMSVSHAPDASYKETADHCEALLMGKQKKMSYLISNNQRQGNSLVTSPQNPGEEDKQMVLHEGSFHKQAGNVFLDLNVPELPMRPFNGPSALCAIELQHHTNSSFRLPASSPYDNFLKAAGC